A genome region from Scyliorhinus canicula chromosome 16, sScyCan1.1, whole genome shotgun sequence includes the following:
- the LOC119979463 gene encoding aflatoxin B1 aldehyde reductase member 2-like, with amino-acid sequence MSTSASSRPRTVLGTMEFGRRVEAKQCAAMVCAFMERGHDELDCAFMYAEGRSEQILGSMGLGQKVKITTKVNPWDGKTLKAESVRCQLNTSLERLQRESVEILYLHAPDHETPVEETLAACQELHQQGKFKEFGLSNYASWEVAEVYSICKYKNWVLPTVYQGMYNATTRQAETELLPCLRHFGMRFYAYNPLAGGLLTGKYQFEDKNEKQPTGRFFGNNWAEAYRNRYWKEHHFRALDLVKKAIDATYTSEKPSLTAAALRWMYHHSKLRGDLGDGVIIGMSTMEQLQQNLAASEEGPLAPAVVEAFNEAWNLIAHDCPNYFR; translated from the exons ATGTCCACTTCTGCATCGTCGCGGCCCCGAACCGTTCTCGGAACCATGGAATTTGGACGACGCGTGGAGGCCAAACAATGCGCGGCAATGGTGTGCGCGTTCATGGAACGTGGGCACGACGAGCTGGACTGCGCGTTCATGTACGCAGAGGGGCGCTCGGAGCAGATCCTGGGCTCGATGGGACTGGGACAGAAAG TAAAGATCACAACCAAAGTGAACCCATGGGATGGGAAGACATTGAAAGCGGAGAGTGTCCGATGCCAGTTGAATACATCGTTGGAACGTCTGCAAAGAGAGAGTGTTGAGATCCTCTACCTCCACGCTCCAGACCATGAGACACCAGTTGAAGAAACGTTGGCTGCCTGTCAGGAACTTCACCAACAA GGGAAATTTAAAGAGTTTGGTCTCTCAAACTATGCATCATGGGAAGTGGCAGAGGTGTATTCAATCTGTAAATATAAAAACTGGGTCCTTCCGACAGTCTATCAG GGAATGTACAATGCCACCACACGGCAAGCGGAGACAGAACTCTTACCCTGTCTCCGGCATTTTGGGATGAGATTTTATGCCTACAACCCACTTGCAG GTGGGCTACTGACCGGGAAATATCAGTTTGAAGACAAGAATGAGAAACAGCCCACCGGCCGTTTCTTTGGAAACAACTGGGCTGAGGCGTACAGAAACAG GTATTGGAAAGAGCATCATTTCAGAGCTTTAGATCTGGTGAAGAAAGCAATCGATGCAACTTATACTTCCGAGAAGCCAAGCCTGACAGCAGCAGCACTAAGATGGATGTATCATCACTCCAAACTCCGG GGGGACCTTGGTGATGGAGTTATAATTGGGATGTCAACGATGGAGCAACTTCAACAGAACCTGGCTGCGTCTGAGGAAGGGCCACTTGCCCCAGCTGTGGTTGAGGCCTTTAATGAAGCTTGGAATCTGATAGCACACGATTGTCCAAATTATTTTCGTTAG